In Jeotgalibaca arthritidis, a single genomic region encodes these proteins:
- a CDS encoding prepilin peptidase, protein MIYYFFIGSCFASFYCVIADRLPRKESLMAQQSFCSSCKHPLAFFDLIPVLSFLSLRGRCRYCQKRIKSNLLLFEVIGGSIFIITASHYQGFTFVFYSCFYSILFLVAVIDYYYFYIPDCLQLLLFIFTFFYHFANDSLNQLPIWFGIVMMLIVGISASWFVPNGLGGGDMKLMAIFGFYFGFYASSATLCLASLMGIVYLFILSRYKSTLFQPLIPFGPFLALSFFMINEYFYL, encoded by the coding sequence ATGATTTATTATTTTTTTATTGGAAGTTGCTTTGCTTCCTTTTACTGTGTAATAGCTGACCGATTACCGAGAAAAGAATCCCTCATGGCTCAGCAGTCGTTTTGTTCTAGCTGTAAGCATCCATTAGCTTTCTTTGACTTAATTCCTGTGCTTTCATTTCTAAGTTTGAGAGGACGCTGCCGTTATTGTCAGAAGAGGATTAAAAGTAATCTCTTACTATTTGAAGTGATAGGGGGCAGCATCTTCATAATAACTGCGTCTCATTATCAGGGTTTTACATTTGTTTTTTATAGTTGCTTCTATAGTATTCTTTTTTTAGTAGCCGTGATTGATTATTATTACTTCTATATACCTGACTGCTTACAACTACTTCTTTTTATCTTTACTTTCTTCTATCACTTTGCCAACGATAGCCTCAATCAGCTACCGATTTGGTTTGGTATTGTTATGATGTTAATCGTAGGGATTTCAGCTAGTTGGTTTGTTCCAAATGGATTAGGTGGCGGTGATATGAAACTAATGGCTATCTTTGGTTTTTACTTTGGGTTTTATGCGTCTTCAGCTACGCTTTGCTTAGCGTCACTGATGGGGATTGTTTATCTCTTTATTTTATCGCGCTATAAATCCACTCTTTTTCAGCCGCTTATTCCCTTTGGACCGTTTCTAGCATTAAGTTTTTTTATGATTAATGAGTACTTTTATTTATAA
- a CDS encoding metal-sensitive transcriptional regulator, which yields MTHHPDHSKVSIIKRLNRIEGQIGGIKNMIIDERPYDEVIVQLNSSRSALQKISQILLEAHADHTFRDAIASGQTEKELESLRRAVKQYSKMI from the coding sequence ATGACACATCATCCAGATCACAGCAAAGTGAGTATAATTAAACGCCTGAATCGTATTGAAGGTCAAATTGGCGGGATAAAAAACATGATTATTGACGAGCGGCCTTATGACGAGGTGATTGTTCAGTTGAACTCTTCACGATCTGCATTACAAAAGATTAGTCAGATTTTATTGGAAGCTCATGCCGACCATACCTTTAGGGACGCTATTGCGAGCGGTCAAACTGAAAAAGAACTAGAGAGTTTACGTCGTGCTGTTAAACAATACAGTAAGATGATTTAG
- a CDS encoding DUF368 domain-containing protein: MEENQIILEKDNPTRWLIRMLKGVAVGIGAILPGLSGGVLAVIFNIYDPLLKFLGNIKKNFMANVRYFIPIGIGGVLGVVVFSVFVEKAFGQYAAQFTCLFIGFVAGTFPSLFRTAGKEGRNGGDWLTLIVSAIFILLIMMMGSAKLTQIQPSFLAWIFSGAMVGLGMIVPGMSPSNFLIYFGLYDKMAAGISAFDFSVTIPLAIGLIGCVLLFAKLVNWLFGRYYSKMYHFILGMVVGSSIAIFPTTVFPSLTTAGLAESGLTLTTAILFSVIMFALGTVFSLWFSKIEDKYSRD, from the coding sequence GTGGAAGAAAATCAAATTATTTTAGAAAAAGATAACCCAACAAGATGGTTGATTCGAATGTTAAAGGGAGTCGCTGTAGGAATCGGAGCTATTTTACCCGGACTATCAGGAGGCGTACTAGCTGTTATTTTTAATATCTATGACCCATTATTGAAATTCTTAGGAAATATTAAAAAGAACTTTATGGCTAACGTCCGTTACTTTATTCCAATTGGTATCGGAGGCGTTTTAGGAGTTGTTGTCTTCTCTGTATTTGTTGAAAAGGCATTTGGACAATACGCTGCTCAATTTACCTGTTTATTTATTGGATTTGTAGCAGGAACATTTCCATCGTTATTTAGAACGGCTGGTAAAGAAGGCCGAAATGGTGGCGATTGGTTAACCCTTATTGTGTCTGCTATCTTTATTTTATTAATTATGATGATGGGTAGTGCAAAACTGACCCAAATACAGCCAAGTTTCTTGGCATGGATTTTCTCTGGAGCTATGGTCGGTTTAGGTATGATTGTTCCGGGTATGAGTCCAAGTAACTTCTTAATTTATTTTGGCCTCTACGATAAAATGGCGGCGGGTATCTCTGCTTTTGATTTTTCAGTTACGATTCCATTAGCAATTGGACTAATTGGCTGTGTGCTATTATTTGCTAAGTTGGTGAACTGGTTATTTGGCCGTTACTATTCTAAAATGTATCATTTTATTTTAGGAATGGTTGTCGGATCATCAATTGCTATTTTCCCAACAACCGTTTTTCCATCATTGACAACAGCTGGTTTAGCAGAATCTGGTTTAACATTGACTACTGCTATTTTATTCTCGGTGATTATGTTTGCACTAGGAACAGTCTTTTCATTATGGTTTAGTAAAATAGAAGATAAATATTCAAGAGATTAA
- a CDS encoding MATE family efflux transporter, translating to MKKLKENKVLSLAIPATIENILQTLVGFIDTLMISRIGLLAVTAVGVANTILNVYLAVFIALGVGSSALIAQYLGANKEKESQKVTNQSVVLATGVGLVFSLGSLFLGEPLLATMGASSEVLTYSKQFFYIVGGSSVFISLMTVLGSILRATGDTKTPMKVTAVVNIGNIILDYILIFGLGPIPALGVVGTAIGTAISRLMGTILLLNRVQKSSSPIDFLTIFKKSNYQSLIKLTIPATLERLVMRLGQVLYFGLIISIGAKTFAAHSIAGNIESFTYMPAYGLATAAATLVGNSIGAKDLPKANHYAYSSAKYGVIFMSFLGVILFFGSPLFATLFTDDTEAINQIVTALRIDSFAQPVLAISLITTGSLQGMGDTKSPLYSTAFGMWVIRVVGVIVLSKIFNLGIAGVWLSIAIDLSLRSLFLVYRFKNNIKTLNNKYQNL from the coding sequence ATGAAAAAATTAAAAGAAAATAAAGTCCTTTCTTTAGCAATTCCAGCCACGATTGAAAACATTTTACAGACACTCGTTGGTTTTATCGATACTCTGATGATTTCTAGAATTGGATTACTGGCCGTAACCGCTGTTGGAGTTGCCAACACTATACTAAATGTCTATTTAGCTGTTTTTATTGCCTTAGGGGTGGGTTCATCTGCTTTAATTGCTCAATATCTAGGAGCAAATAAAGAAAAAGAATCCCAAAAAGTCACCAACCAATCGGTTGTTTTAGCGACTGGTGTAGGCCTTGTTTTCTCTCTTGGCTCTCTTTTTCTTGGAGAACCTTTGTTAGCGACTATGGGTGCTTCATCTGAAGTTTTAACGTATTCAAAACAATTCTTTTATATTGTCGGCGGAAGTTCAGTCTTTATCTCCCTCATGACTGTATTAGGCAGCATCTTGAGAGCAACTGGAGATACAAAAACACCCATGAAGGTAACAGCTGTCGTAAATATAGGAAATATAATATTAGACTATATTCTCATTTTCGGTTTAGGTCCCATTCCAGCATTAGGTGTGGTTGGAACAGCAATTGGTACTGCGATTTCACGATTAATGGGTACAATTTTGTTGTTAAATAGGGTTCAAAAATCTAGCAGTCCTATAGATTTCTTAACTATATTTAAAAAATCGAATTATCAGTCATTAATTAAGCTTACTATTCCAGCTACTCTAGAACGCCTAGTTATGCGCTTAGGTCAAGTTCTTTATTTTGGTTTAATTATAAGTATTGGCGCAAAAACTTTTGCTGCTCATTCAATAGCTGGAAATATTGAGAGCTTCACTTATATGCCTGCATATGGGTTAGCTACAGCAGCAGCTACTTTGGTTGGAAATAGTATTGGGGCAAAGGACTTACCGAAAGCTAACCATTACGCTTATTCATCTGCTAAATACGGAGTGATATTTATGTCCTTTTTAGGCGTCATTTTATTTTTCGGTTCACCATTATTCGCTACACTATTTACCGATGATACAGAAGCAATTAATCAGATAGTAACAGCTCTTAGAATCGATTCATTCGCACAGCCTGTTTTAGCTATCAGTTTGATTACCACTGGTTCATTGCAAGGTATGGGGGATACCAAATCACCTTTGTACAGCACGGCATTTGGCATGTGGGTTATTCGAGTGGTTGGAGTCATTGTATTATCAAAAATATTTAATCTAGGTATAGCCGGTGTGTGGTTGTCAATCGCTATAGACTTATCTTTACGTTCTCTATTTTTAGTCTATAGATTCAAAAATAATATTAAGACCTTAAATAATAAATATCAAAATTTATAA